Proteins encoded in a region of the Solanum dulcamara chromosome 9, daSolDulc1.2, whole genome shotgun sequence genome:
- the LOC129904160 gene encoding probable strigolactone esterase DAD2 codes for MGQTLFDALNVRVVGSGERVLVFSHGFGTDQSAWNRILPFFLRDYRVVLYDLVCAGSVNPDFFDFRRYTTLDPYVDDLLHILDALGIDRCAYVGHSVSAMIGILASIRRPELFSKLILIGATPRFLNDEDYHGGFEIGEIEKVFSAMEANYEAWVNGFAPLAVGADVPAAVREFSRTLFNMRPDITLFVSRTVFNSDMRGVLGLVKVPCHIFQTARDHSVPASVATYLKNHLGGRNTVHWLNIEGHLPHLSAPTLLAQELKRALSHR; via the exons ATGGGTCAAACTCTTTTTGATGCTCTGAACGTTCGGGTCGTGGGTTCCGGCGAGAGAGTTTTGGTTTTCTCCCATGGGTTCGGTACAGATCAATCTGCTTGGAATCGAatattacctttttttctccgaGATTACCGTGTTGTCCTGTATGACCTCGTCTGTGCCGGCAGTGTGAATCCTGATTTCTTCGATTTCCGACGCTATACAACACTTGACCCTTATGTGGATGACCTCCTACATATTCTTGATGCTCTTGGTATCGATCGTTGTGCCTATGTTGGACACTCTGTCTCCGCCATGATCGGAATTCTCGCCTCTATTCGCCGCCCTGAACTCTTCTCCAAACTTATCCTCATCGGGGCTACTCCCAG ATTCTTGAATGATGAAGACTACCATGGTGGATTTGAAATAGGAGAAATAGAGAAAGTATTTTCAGCTATGGAGGCAAATTACGAGGCATGGGTGAATGGTTTTGCCCCATTGGCTGTCGGAGCCGATGTCCCGGCAGCCGTACGAGAATTCAGCAGGACACTATTCAATATGCGACCGGACATAACATTGTTTGTGTCAAGGACAGTGTTCAATAGTGACATGAGGGGAGTTTTGGGCCTTGTCAAAGTTCCATGCCACATTTTTCAGACAGCAAGGGACCACTCTGTACCTGCTTCAGTCGCGACCTACTTAAAGAACCACCTTGGTGGCCGGAACACCGTGCATTGGTTGAATATTGAAGGTCATTTGCCTCACCTTAGCGCCCCGACCTTGTTGGCTCAAGAGCTTAAGAGAGCTCTTTCTCATAGGTGA